A genomic segment from Vespa crabro chromosome 25, iyVesCrab1.2, whole genome shotgun sequence encodes:
- the LOC124432446 gene encoding WD repeat-containing protein 19 isoform X2 gives MSSEKILYRLDQPHGTGTVYASWRPGNSTHIATTGCDSSVAIFDRQGDLQERIQIPGLCTGFGWDADGDLLAIISQNSSIITLWDATTGKKSQMDAGVRDNLTCMIWAKRNCLLAVGTHKGNLILYDHINAKRIPILGKHKKRILCGAWSIEGLLALASEDKMLTINTKEGDTRREITLQGDPSDIQFSEMKMDHRIGGENTVSLVVSKTTLFLYNILDPDNPIELAFQKRYGPIVTYKWYGDGYILVGFEAGYFIAISTHIKEVGQELFQIKNHKDTLTDISLSENIGKVATCGDSIVKIHSLQNLEETEKMISVTGETGISKVEWSTDGTMIAVVTYIGNVLIYLVEIPKLTSVCNNRIALLTSLIEVTVHLYTLDKEKSEPQIINTIIEPSVLAVGPLHVAVALNNRALFWDLSTYQYDINTHFERDYLATVDSISLNETYVSVLFDGKLQLQLIKVDQTLINIGKDTKLFPESNNLNERITCHALSSEFLIYGTDMGRIIYFYLEAFNKSTEFTHNNGIKNIYLDANGTQLCFIDNKSDVYLYDPINENIIQVPESPDSIEGIIWDQNIFERSIFAIYNKNVIVTYIFIKYFVEGQKIIKVNSTKLPSEALPMLMYSGEVTLSTPNSKLIQITLASHEDVGNIVDTKKINEIFNNHIMCRRYDNAWNICDKLNDNDLWLKLGQSAIANLNIEFAIRVYRRIEDASMVWALEKIENINELNLLCGHSSLLLGDYNQAEKFFLQSTEPVQALYLRRDLMQWEQALSLAQKLKSDEIPFIAREYAQQLEFIGNYPKALANYERGLFDPNTTSNFNLNDIQHKNQCLAGIARMSIRCGDSRRGVSIAMDNDSSRSLRKECAEILETMKQINEAALLYEKADYFDKAASAYIKLKNWHKVGQLLPQISSPKINIQYAKAKESEGKYEEAAKAYETAKDYDNIIRINLEYLNNPARSVEIVQQTKSIDGAKRIAKYFQKINDYNSAIKFLIMSNCHDEAFQLANQHGKMELYGEILINTIDDDNNRKEDFKNLAVHFESQKNSLLAGKYYFHAKDYQKALKHLLKAAQLTVDDDMALSLAIDTVASSKDEKLANHLIDFLLGSDGVPKDPKYLFRLYMARKQYKEAAKTAIIIANEEQINGNYRNAHDVLFGMYQELKRNKINTPLEMKNNLRLLHSYILVRLHVKRNDHLRGARMLIRVANNISKFPSPMLMRPEYRTQIDIKYSKKIEAIVRKPPRAKDNELEDEPLTPCPYCKSKVPETEITCDKCKNTIPFCIATGRHIIEDNFTVCPQCDFPAIRSEFLRLVLLLFFFVFFPLLKIINLSINNTFISFNRIIESDETCPMCSEHIDPNIISSTIDIRPYLDLQENTIEKV, from the exons ATGTCATCCGAAAAG atACTCTATCGCTTGGATCAGCCTCATGGTACTGGAACTGTTTACGCTTCCTGGCGACCTGGTAATAGTACACATATTGCAACTACAGGTTGCGATTCATCCGTCGCAATATTTGATAGACAAGGTGATCTTCAAGAACGTATACAAATTCCTGGATTATGTACTGGCTTTGGTTGGGACGCAGATGGTGATTTATTAGCGATCATATCGCAAAACTCTTCTATCATAACTTTGTGGGATGCTACCACTGGTAAAAAGTCTCAAATGGATGCGGGCGTTAGGGATAATCTAACTTGTATGATATGGGCCAAAAGAAATTGTCTATTAGCCGTTGGAACGCATAAAGGAAATTTAATACTATACGATCATATTAATGccaa gcGTATACCTATATTGGGTAAACATAAGAAACGAATACTATGCGGTGCATGGTCGATAGAAGGTCTTTTAGCTTTAGcaagcgaagataaaatgttAACGATCAATACTAAAGAAGGTGATACTCGTAGAGAAATAACATTGCAAGGTGATCCGTCTGACATACAATTTAGTGAAATGAAAATGGATCATCGTATTGGAGGAGAAAATaca gtatCTCTTGTCGTCAGTAAAACTACAttgtttctatataatattttggaTCCAGATAATCCAATCGAATTAGCCTTTCAAAAACGTTATGGTCCAATTGTTACCTATAAAtg gTACGGAGATGGATATATATTAGTTGGTTTTGAAGCTGGATATTTCATTGCCATATCTACTCATATAAAAGAAGTTGGtcaggaattatttcaaataaaaaatcataaggATACTTTAACAGATATCTCGTTAAGTGAAAATATTGGAAAGGTAGCCACCTGTGGTGATAGCATTGTCAAAATACATAGTTTACAAAATTTAgaggaaacagaaaaaatgatttctgTGACCGGTGAAACCGGTATTAGTAAAGTTGAATGGTCAACGGATGGTACAATGATAGCAGTAGTAACTTACATTGGAAACGTTCTCATTTATTTAGTTGAAATTCCAAAATTAACAAGCGTTTGCAATAATAGAATAGCATTGTTAACAAGTTTAATTGAAGTTACCGTACACCTTTACACATTAGACaag gaAAAATCAGAAccacaaataattaatactataataGAACCATCTGTATTGGCTGTTGGACCACTTCATGTAGCTGTAGCATTAAACAATAGAGCACTATTTTGGGATTTATCTACTTATCAATATGACATTAATACACATTTTGAACGTGATTATTTAGCAACTGTTGATAGTATATCTTTAAACGAAACATATGTTTCTGTTTTATTCGATGGAAAATTACAATTAcaattg ATCAAAGTGGATCAGACGTTAATAAACATTGGCAAagatacaaaattatttcctgaatcaaataatttaaatgaaagaataacgTGCCATGCATTGTCATCAGAATTTCTAATTTATGGGACTgat ATGGgccgtattatatatttttatttagaagcATTTAATAAGTCGACAGAGTTTACCCATAACAatggtattaaaaatatatatttagatgcAAATGGTACACAATTAtgtttcattgataataaatcggatgtttatttatacgatccgatcaatgaaaatatcattcAAGTGCCTGAATCACCAGATTCCATAGAAGGTATTATATGGgatcaaaatattttcgaacgtTCGATATTTgcaatatacaataaaaatgttatcgttacatatatttttatcaaatacttTGTCGAAG gtcaaaagataataaaagtgaATTCAACGAAATTACCATCAGAAGCATTGCCCATGTTAATGTATTCTGGTGAAGTGACATTAAGCACACCGAATAgtaaattaatacaaataacatTAGCTTCTCATGAGGACGTTGGAAATATAGTGGATACCAAAAAGATCAATGAGATATTCAACAATCATATTATGTGTAGAAG atacGACAATGCTTGGAATATTTGtgataaattaaatgacaATGATCTATGGTTGAAATTGGGTCAAAGTGCAATtgcaaatttaaatattgaatttg CCATTAGAGTTTATCGACGTATTGAAGATGCTTCGATGGTTTGGgcattagaaaaaatagaaaatataaacgaattaaatttattatgcggccattcatcattattacttGGAGATTATAATCAAgctgagaaattttttttacaatcaaCCGAACCAGTACAAGCATTATATCTGCGAAGGGATTTGATGCAATGGGAACAAGCTCTTAGTTTAGCACAGAAATTAAAATCCGACGAAATACCATTCATCGCCAGAGAATATGCGCAACAATTAGAATTTAT AGGAAATTATCCAAAGGCATTGGCCAATTATGAACGTGGTTTATTTGATCCAAATACAACatctaatttcaatttaaatgatattcaaCATAAAAATCAATGTTTGGCTGGTATCGCAAGAATGTCTATTAGATGTGGTGACAGTAGAAGAGGTGTCAGTATTGCAATGGACAATGACAGTTCTAGATCATTGAGAAAGGAATGCGCAGAAATTTTGGAAACTATGAAG caAATCAATGAAGCCGCATTGCTTTATGAGAAAGcagattattttgataaagcAGCATCcgcttatataaaattaaagaattggCATAAAGTAGGACAACTTTTGCCTCAAATATCATCCCCtaagataaatatacaatatgcCAAAGCAAAAGAATCAGAGGGAAAGTATGAGGAAGCTGCTAAGGCATACGAAACTGCTAaggattatgataatattattagaatcaatcttgaatatttaaataatcctg ccaGAAGCGTTGAGATTGTACAACAAACTAAAAGCATTGATGGTGCCAAAAGGATAgctaaatattttcaaaagataaatgattataattcggctattaaatttttaattatgtcaAATTGTCATGACGAAGCCTTTCAACTTGCCAATCAGCATGGTAAAATGGAATTATATggtgaaattttaataaatactattgacgatgataataacagaaaGGAAGACTTTAAGAATCTTGCTGTACATTTTGAATCACAAAAGAATAGTCTTTTGGCaggcaaatattattttcatgctAAGGATTATCAAAAG GCATTAAAGCATTTACTTAAAGCAGCACAATTAACTGTTGATGACGACATGGCATTATCATTGGCAATAGATACAGTGGCTTCATctaaagatgaaaaattagCTAATcatttaatagattttttattagGCTCAGATGGAGTACCAAag GATCCAAAATATTTGTTTCGATTGTATATGGCAAGGAAACAATATAAAGAGGCAGCAAAAACAGCAATAATTATTGCCAATGAAGAACAAATTAATG gaaattACAGAAATGCTCATGATGTTTTGTTTGGGATGTatcaagaattaaaaagaaataaaataaatacgccattggaaatgaaaaataatttgagaTTGTTACATTCTTACATATTGGTAAGACTTCATGTAAAAAGGAATGACCATTTACGAGGTGCCAGAATGTTGATCAGAGTTGcgaataatatatctaaatttCCATCAC CTATGTTAATGCGTCCTGAATATAGAAcacaaattgatattaaatatagtaaGAAAATCGAGGCCATAGTAAGAAAACCACCAAGGGCTAAAGATAACGAGCTCGAGGACGAACCTTTAACTCCATGCCCTTATTGTAAAAGTAAAGTTCCAGAGACTGAAATAACCTGTGATAAATGCAAAAATACAATTCCATTTTGCATAGCTACG GGTAGACATATCATAGAAGATAATTTTACAGTTTGTCCTCAATGCGATTTTCCTGCCATCAGAAGTGAATTTTTAcggttagtattattattatttttttttgttttcttccctctcttgaaaataataaatctttcaattaataatacatttatttcttttaatagaaTCATTGAGTCTGATGAGACATGTCCAATGTGTTCTGAACACATAGATCCCAATATTATATCATCGACAATTGATATCCGTCCATATCTTGATCTTCAAGAAAATACAATAGAAAAAGTTTAA
- the LOC124432446 gene encoding WD repeat-containing protein 19 isoform X5, which yields MSSEKILYRLDQPHGTGTVYASWRPGNSTHIATTGCDSSVAIFDRQGDLQERIQIPGLCTGFGWDADGDLLAIISQNSSIITLWDATTGKKSQMDAGVRDNLTCMIWAKRNCLLAVGTHKGNLILYDHINAKRIPILGKHKKRILCGAWSIEGLLALASEDKMLTINTKEGDTRREITLQGDPSDIQFSEMKMDHRIGGENTVSLVVSKTTLFLYNILDPDNPIELAFQKRYGPIVTYKWYGDGYILVGFEAGYFIAISTHIKEVGQELFQIKNHKDTLTDISLSENIGKVATCGDSIVKIHSLQNLEETEKMISVTGETGISKVEWSTDGTMIAVVTYIGNVLIYLVEIPKLTSVCNNRIALLTSLIEVTVHLYTLDKEKSEPQIINTIIEPSVLAVGPLHVAVALNNRALFWDLSTYQYDINTHFERDYLATVDSISLNETYVSVLFDGKLQLQLIKVDQTLINIGKDTKLFPESNNLNERITCHALSSEFLIYGTDMGRIIYFYLEAFNKSTEFTHNNGIKNIYLDANGTQLCFIDNKSDVYLYDPINENIIQVPESPDSIEGIIWDQNIFERSIFAIYNKNVIVTYIFIKYFVEGQKIIKVNSTKLPSEALPMLMYSGEVTLSTPNSKLIQITLASHEDVGNIVDTKKINEIFNNHIMCRRYDNAWNICDKLNDNDLWLKLGQSAIANLNIEFAIRVYRRIEDASMVWALEKIENINELNLLCGHSSLLLGDYNQAEKFFLQSTEPVQALYLRRDLMQWEQALSLAQKLKSDEIPFIAREYAQQLEFIGNYPKALANYERGLFDPNTTSNFNLNDIQHKNQCLAGIARMSIRCGDSRRGVSIAMDNDSSRSLRKECAEILETMKQINEAALLYEKADYFDKAASAYIKLKNWHKVGQLLPQISSPKINIQYAKAKESEGKYEEAAKAYETAKDYDNIIRINLEYLNNPARSVEIVQQTKSIDGAKRIAKYFQKINDYNSAIKFLIMSNCHDEAFQLANQHGKMELYGEILINTIDDDNNRKEDFKNLAVHFESQKNSLLAGKYYFHAKDYQKALKHLLKAAQLTVDDDMALSLAIDTVASSKDEKLANHLIDFLLGSDGVPKDPKYLFRLYMARKQYKEAAKTAIIIANEEQINAMLMRPEYRTQIDIKYSKKIEAIVRKPPRAKDNELEDEPLTPCPYCKSKVPETEITCDKCKNTIPFCIATGRHIIEDNFTVCPQCDFPAIRSEFLRLVLLLFFFVFFPLLKIINLSINNTFISFNRIIESDETCPMCSEHIDPNIISSTIDIRPYLDLQENTIEKV from the exons ATGTCATCCGAAAAG atACTCTATCGCTTGGATCAGCCTCATGGTACTGGAACTGTTTACGCTTCCTGGCGACCTGGTAATAGTACACATATTGCAACTACAGGTTGCGATTCATCCGTCGCAATATTTGATAGACAAGGTGATCTTCAAGAACGTATACAAATTCCTGGATTATGTACTGGCTTTGGTTGGGACGCAGATGGTGATTTATTAGCGATCATATCGCAAAACTCTTCTATCATAACTTTGTGGGATGCTACCACTGGTAAAAAGTCTCAAATGGATGCGGGCGTTAGGGATAATCTAACTTGTATGATATGGGCCAAAAGAAATTGTCTATTAGCCGTTGGAACGCATAAAGGAAATTTAATACTATACGATCATATTAATGccaa gcGTATACCTATATTGGGTAAACATAAGAAACGAATACTATGCGGTGCATGGTCGATAGAAGGTCTTTTAGCTTTAGcaagcgaagataaaatgttAACGATCAATACTAAAGAAGGTGATACTCGTAGAGAAATAACATTGCAAGGTGATCCGTCTGACATACAATTTAGTGAAATGAAAATGGATCATCGTATTGGAGGAGAAAATaca gtatCTCTTGTCGTCAGTAAAACTACAttgtttctatataatattttggaTCCAGATAATCCAATCGAATTAGCCTTTCAAAAACGTTATGGTCCAATTGTTACCTATAAAtg gTACGGAGATGGATATATATTAGTTGGTTTTGAAGCTGGATATTTCATTGCCATATCTACTCATATAAAAGAAGTTGGtcaggaattatttcaaataaaaaatcataaggATACTTTAACAGATATCTCGTTAAGTGAAAATATTGGAAAGGTAGCCACCTGTGGTGATAGCATTGTCAAAATACATAGTTTACAAAATTTAgaggaaacagaaaaaatgatttctgTGACCGGTGAAACCGGTATTAGTAAAGTTGAATGGTCAACGGATGGTACAATGATAGCAGTAGTAACTTACATTGGAAACGTTCTCATTTATTTAGTTGAAATTCCAAAATTAACAAGCGTTTGCAATAATAGAATAGCATTGTTAACAAGTTTAATTGAAGTTACCGTACACCTTTACACATTAGACaag gaAAAATCAGAAccacaaataattaatactataataGAACCATCTGTATTGGCTGTTGGACCACTTCATGTAGCTGTAGCATTAAACAATAGAGCACTATTTTGGGATTTATCTACTTATCAATATGACATTAATACACATTTTGAACGTGATTATTTAGCAACTGTTGATAGTATATCTTTAAACGAAACATATGTTTCTGTTTTATTCGATGGAAAATTACAATTAcaattg ATCAAAGTGGATCAGACGTTAATAAACATTGGCAAagatacaaaattatttcctgaatcaaataatttaaatgaaagaataacgTGCCATGCATTGTCATCAGAATTTCTAATTTATGGGACTgat ATGGgccgtattatatatttttatttagaagcATTTAATAAGTCGACAGAGTTTACCCATAACAatggtattaaaaatatatatttagatgcAAATGGTACACAATTAtgtttcattgataataaatcggatgtttatttatacgatccgatcaatgaaaatatcattcAAGTGCCTGAATCACCAGATTCCATAGAAGGTATTATATGGgatcaaaatattttcgaacgtTCGATATTTgcaatatacaataaaaatgttatcgttacatatatttttatcaaatacttTGTCGAAG gtcaaaagataataaaagtgaATTCAACGAAATTACCATCAGAAGCATTGCCCATGTTAATGTATTCTGGTGAAGTGACATTAAGCACACCGAATAgtaaattaatacaaataacatTAGCTTCTCATGAGGACGTTGGAAATATAGTGGATACCAAAAAGATCAATGAGATATTCAACAATCATATTATGTGTAGAAG atacGACAATGCTTGGAATATTTGtgataaattaaatgacaATGATCTATGGTTGAAATTGGGTCAAAGTGCAATtgcaaatttaaatattgaatttg CCATTAGAGTTTATCGACGTATTGAAGATGCTTCGATGGTTTGGgcattagaaaaaatagaaaatataaacgaattaaatttattatgcggccattcatcattattacttGGAGATTATAATCAAgctgagaaattttttttacaatcaaCCGAACCAGTACAAGCATTATATCTGCGAAGGGATTTGATGCAATGGGAACAAGCTCTTAGTTTAGCACAGAAATTAAAATCCGACGAAATACCATTCATCGCCAGAGAATATGCGCAACAATTAGAATTTAT AGGAAATTATCCAAAGGCATTGGCCAATTATGAACGTGGTTTATTTGATCCAAATACAACatctaatttcaatttaaatgatattcaaCATAAAAATCAATGTTTGGCTGGTATCGCAAGAATGTCTATTAGATGTGGTGACAGTAGAAGAGGTGTCAGTATTGCAATGGACAATGACAGTTCTAGATCATTGAGAAAGGAATGCGCAGAAATTTTGGAAACTATGAAG caAATCAATGAAGCCGCATTGCTTTATGAGAAAGcagattattttgataaagcAGCATCcgcttatataaaattaaagaattggCATAAAGTAGGACAACTTTTGCCTCAAATATCATCCCCtaagataaatatacaatatgcCAAAGCAAAAGAATCAGAGGGAAAGTATGAGGAAGCTGCTAAGGCATACGAAACTGCTAaggattatgataatattattagaatcaatcttgaatatttaaataatcctg ccaGAAGCGTTGAGATTGTACAACAAACTAAAAGCATTGATGGTGCCAAAAGGATAgctaaatattttcaaaagataaatgattataattcggctattaaatttttaattatgtcaAATTGTCATGACGAAGCCTTTCAACTTGCCAATCAGCATGGTAAAATGGAATTATATggtgaaattttaataaatactattgacgatgataataacagaaaGGAAGACTTTAAGAATCTTGCTGTACATTTTGAATCACAAAAGAATAGTCTTTTGGCaggcaaatattattttcatgctAAGGATTATCAAAAG GCATTAAAGCATTTACTTAAAGCAGCACAATTAACTGTTGATGACGACATGGCATTATCATTGGCAATAGATACAGTGGCTTCATctaaagatgaaaaattagCTAATcatttaatagattttttattagGCTCAGATGGAGTACCAAag GATCCAAAATATTTGTTTCGATTGTATATGGCAAGGAAACAATATAAAGAGGCAGCAAAAACAGCAATAATTATTGCCAATGAAGAACAAATTAATG CTATGTTAATGCGTCCTGAATATAGAAcacaaattgatattaaatatagtaaGAAAATCGAGGCCATAGTAAGAAAACCACCAAGGGCTAAAGATAACGAGCTCGAGGACGAACCTTTAACTCCATGCCCTTATTGTAAAAGTAAAGTTCCAGAGACTGAAATAACCTGTGATAAATGCAAAAATACAATTCCATTTTGCATAGCTACG GGTAGACATATCATAGAAGATAATTTTACAGTTTGTCCTCAATGCGATTTTCCTGCCATCAGAAGTGAATTTTTAcggttagtattattattatttttttttgttttcttccctctcttgaaaataataaatctttcaattaataatacatttatttcttttaatagaaTCATTGAGTCTGATGAGACATGTCCAATGTGTTCTGAACACATAGATCCCAATATTATATCATCGACAATTGATATCCGTCCATATCTTGATCTTCAAGAAAATACAATAGAAAAAGTTTAA